The following proteins are encoded in a genomic region of Cellulomonas sp. ES6:
- a CDS encoding DUF3039 domain-containing protein: MSEPLPPSTEPDRLSEPGGGSTGLLERVEQEQAVEPGDHERFAHYVRKEKIMESALSGKPVVALCGKVWVPGRDPNKFPVCPVCKEIYEGLREPQDGGDGDKGSGGGGRRWGFGRGKGSGDSSGGQ; encoded by the coding sequence ATGAGTGAGCCCCTGCCGCCGAGCACCGAGCCGGACCGACTGTCGGAGCCGGGCGGCGGGTCGACGGGGCTCCTCGAGCGCGTCGAGCAGGAGCAGGCCGTCGAGCCGGGCGACCACGAGCGCTTCGCGCACTACGTGCGCAAGGAGAAGATCATGGAGTCGGCGCTGTCCGGCAAGCCCGTGGTCGCGCTCTGCGGCAAGGTGTGGGTCCCCGGGCGGGACCCGAACAAGTTCCCGGTGTGCCCCGTCTGCAAGGAGATCTACGAGGGTCTGCGCGAACCGCAGGACGGCGGGGACGGCGACAAGGGGTCCGGCGGTGGGGGACGCCGCTGGGGCTTCGGCCGCGGCAAGGGCTCGGGCGACTCCTCCGGCGGACAGTGA
- the nagB gene encoding glucosamine-6-phosphate deaminase codes for MEVVIAPGPELARLAADTIERVLRARAAEGRHAVLGIATGSSPLAVYDELARRHTQEGLSFAGVQAFMLDEYVGLAADHPERYRNVIETEFASRVDIDPADVHGPDGLAEDIPAACAAYEAAIAESGGVDVQILGVGTDGHIAFNEPGSSLASRTRIKTLTRQTREDNARFFGGDVAQVPTHCLTQGLATIMSARHVLLLATGKHKAEAVHQLVEGPVSAMWPGTVLQHHPHATVLVDEAAASRLQLAAYYRETFAAKPAWQTI; via the coding sequence ATGGAGGTCGTCATCGCGCCCGGGCCCGAGCTGGCCCGCCTCGCGGCGGACACGATCGAGCGGGTGCTGCGCGCCCGCGCCGCGGAGGGGCGGCACGCGGTGCTCGGCATCGCCACCGGGTCCAGCCCGCTCGCGGTCTACGACGAGCTCGCGCGGCGGCACACGCAGGAGGGCCTGTCGTTCGCGGGCGTGCAGGCGTTCATGCTCGACGAGTACGTCGGGCTCGCCGCCGACCACCCCGAGCGGTACCGCAACGTCATCGAGACGGAGTTCGCCTCCCGCGTCGACATCGACCCCGCCGACGTCCACGGCCCCGACGGGCTCGCGGAGGACATCCCCGCGGCCTGCGCGGCGTACGAGGCCGCCATCGCGGAGTCCGGCGGCGTCGACGTGCAGATCCTCGGCGTCGGCACCGACGGGCACATCGCGTTCAACGAGCCCGGGTCGTCGCTGGCGTCCCGCACCCGCATCAAGACGCTGACGCGCCAGACCCGCGAGGACAACGCCCGGTTCTTCGGCGGCGACGTCGCGCAGGTGCCGACGCACTGCCTCACGCAGGGGCTCGCGACCATCATGTCCGCGCGGCACGTCCTGCTGCTCGCGACCGGCAAGCACAAGGCCGAGGCCGTGCACCAGCTCGTCGAGGGCCCCGTCAGCGCCATGTGGCCCGGCACCGTCCTGCAGCACCACCCGCACGCCACGGTCCTCGTCGACGAGGCGGCGGCGAGCCGCCTCCAGCTCGCGGCGTACTACCGCGAGACCTTCGCCGCCAAGCCCGCCTGGCAGACCATCTAG
- a CDS encoding ROK family protein produces the protein MDEVITRSRASGPGPATTGASAGWSVGLDVGGTKTLGVLVDPEGTSGPGLRLASRPGGDAVAATAAEAVHRLVADAGLAVADLAGVGIGLPGIVDPGAGRVEHAVNLGIEGSVPLAAQVSGLLDGVPVRLENDLNVAAVGAAHLLPDPAPDLAFLALGTGLAAGLVLDGRLRRGASGVAGEIGHLVHVPGGLPCPCGQRGCLEQYASGSALGAAWPTSDGRPAPVALFEAAEAGDPAALAVRARFADALAAAVRVLLLTTDVAHVVVGGGVSELGAPLLAVLRDELDRQARDSAFLAAMQMAERVTLAPRGVPVGAVGAALVGRRES, from the coding sequence GTGGACGAGGTGATCACGCGGTCCCGGGCGAGCGGCCCGGGGCCGGCAACGACCGGCGCGTCCGCCGGCTGGTCCGTCGGGCTCGACGTCGGCGGCACCAAGACGCTCGGCGTGCTCGTGGACCCCGAGGGCACCAGCGGACCCGGGCTGCGGCTCGCGTCGCGCCCCGGGGGGGACGCCGTCGCGGCCACCGCCGCCGAGGCCGTGCACCGGCTGGTCGCGGACGCCGGGCTCGCCGTCGCCGACCTCGCGGGCGTCGGCATCGGCCTGCCCGGCATCGTGGATCCCGGCGCCGGGCGCGTCGAGCACGCCGTCAACCTCGGCATCGAGGGCTCCGTCCCGCTGGCCGCGCAGGTGTCCGGCCTGCTGGACGGCGTGCCGGTGCGGCTCGAGAACGACCTCAACGTCGCCGCCGTCGGCGCCGCGCACCTGCTGCCCGACCCGGCGCCCGACCTGGCGTTCCTCGCGCTCGGCACCGGTCTCGCGGCGGGCCTCGTGCTGGACGGCCGGCTGCGGCGCGGCGCGAGCGGCGTGGCCGGGGAGATCGGGCACCTCGTGCACGTCCCCGGCGGGCTGCCGTGCCCGTGCGGCCAGCGCGGCTGCCTCGAGCAGTACGCGTCCGGCAGCGCGCTCGGCGCCGCGTGGCCGACGTCCGACGGACGGCCCGCGCCGGTCGCGCTGTTCGAGGCGGCCGAGGCCGGGGACCCCGCGGCGCTCGCGGTGCGGGCCCGGTTCGCCGACGCGCTCGCCGCCGCGGTGCGGGTGCTGCTGCTGACCACCGACGTCGCGCACGTCGTCGTGGGCGGCGGCGTCAGCGAGCTCGGCGCGCCGCTGCTCGCCGTGCTGCGCGACGAGCTGGACCGACAGGCCAGGGACTCCGCGTTCCTGGCCGCGATGCAGATGGCGGAGCGGGTCACCCTCGCGCCGCGTGGAGTACCGGTGGGTGCCGTCGGCGCCGCACTGGTCGGACGGAGGGAGTCCTGA
- a CDS encoding carbohydrate ABC transporter permease produces the protein MSSVETGAAAPARPVAAGAARGGTPAVPVSRRPAARPRLRRRLGRVLLGALGIAVAALWAFPVYWMVLSALTPDARLRSATPSFLPTSPTLANFRSVLEGGSFGSALRMSLAITGTTVVAVLVFAFLAALAISRFRFRGRLTFVVAVLFVQMLPAEGLFIAQYKMLSTAGLLNSVIGVSVLYTAAVVPFTIWMLRGFVAGVPIELEEAAMVDGLSRTRAFLRITFPLLAPGLVASGVYAFLQAWNEFTVALVALPAESARTLPLWLRSFLAASTNRGVDWGEVMAASTLIAVPVIVFFLVVQGRMTSGLVSGAVKG, from the coding sequence ATGAGCTCCGTCGAGACCGGCGCCGCCGCGCCGGCCCGCCCCGTGGCCGCGGGGGCCGCCCGCGGCGGGACCCCGGCCGTGCCGGTCAGCCGGCGCCCCGCCGCGCGACCCCGCCTGCGCCGCCGCCTCGGCCGCGTGCTGCTCGGCGCACTCGGCATCGCGGTCGCCGCCCTGTGGGCGTTCCCCGTCTACTGGATGGTGCTGTCCGCGCTGACGCCCGACGCGCGCCTGCGGTCCGCGACACCGTCGTTCCTGCCGACCAGCCCGACGCTCGCCAACTTCCGCTCGGTGCTCGAGGGCGGCTCGTTCGGGTCGGCGCTGCGCATGAGCCTCGCGATCACCGGCACGACCGTGGTGGCCGTGCTCGTGTTCGCGTTCCTGGCCGCGCTGGCCATCAGCCGGTTCCGCTTCCGCGGGCGGCTGACGTTCGTCGTGGCGGTGCTGTTCGTGCAGATGCTGCCCGCCGAGGGCCTGTTCATCGCGCAGTACAAGATGCTGTCGACCGCCGGGCTGCTCAACAGCGTCATCGGCGTCTCGGTGCTGTACACCGCGGCCGTCGTGCCCTTCACCATCTGGATGCTGCGCGGGTTCGTGGCCGGCGTGCCCATCGAGCTCGAGGAGGCCGCGATGGTGGACGGCCTGTCGCGCACCCGGGCGTTCCTGCGGATCACGTTCCCGCTGCTGGCTCCCGGGCTCGTGGCGTCCGGGGTGTACGCGTTCCTGCAGGCGTGGAACGAGTTCACCGTCGCGCTGGTCGCCCTGCCCGCGGAGTCCGCGCGCACGCTGCCGCTGTGGCTGCGCTCGTTCCTGGCCGCCAGCACCAACCGCGGCGTCGACTGGGGCGAGGTCATGGCGGCGTCCACGCTCATCGCCGTGCCCGTCATCGTGTTCTTCCTCGTCGTCCAGGGCAGGATGACCTCGGGGCTCGTGTCCGGAGCGGTGAAGGGCTGA
- a CDS encoding sugar ABC transporter permease has translation MSTTEARPAPPAASPAAPPAARRRRGPRATPYVLLVPAVAVLLLGMGYPLFWQVVTSLQEFGLAQQFGQPPTFVGLDNYARIFSDDALWAVVVRSVAFCLVNAFVTVGIGVLLALLMKAVHPVVRVVLQVALLLAWAMPLVAAVTVWKWLFDWRTGVVNWLLVQVGFDSYAGHSWLAQPLSFFFVATVVIVWMSVPFVALSVYAALTQVSDEVLEAARIDGARPAQIFWYVTMPLVRPVLSIVLLLQIIWDLRVFAQIRLLQDSGAPVSETNLLGNFIFELGIGRQDFAGAAAVSIFVLALTVLLSWPYVRSLLKEDR, from the coding sequence ATGTCCACCACCGAGGCGCGCCCCGCGCCCCCCGCCGCCTCCCCGGCCGCGCCGCCCGCGGCCCGCCGGCGCCGCGGCCCCCGCGCCACCCCGTACGTCCTGCTGGTGCCCGCCGTCGCCGTCCTGCTGCTCGGCATGGGCTACCCGCTGTTCTGGCAGGTCGTCACGTCGCTGCAGGAGTTCGGGCTCGCGCAGCAGTTCGGCCAGCCGCCCACCTTCGTCGGCCTCGACAACTACGCCCGCATCTTCAGCGACGACGCGCTGTGGGCGGTCGTCGTGCGGTCCGTCGCCTTCTGCCTCGTCAACGCGTTCGTCACCGTCGGCATCGGGGTGCTGCTCGCGCTGCTCATGAAGGCCGTGCACCCCGTCGTGCGGGTCGTGCTCCAGGTCGCCCTGCTGCTCGCGTGGGCGATGCCGCTCGTCGCCGCCGTCACCGTCTGGAAGTGGCTGTTCGACTGGCGCACCGGCGTCGTCAACTGGCTGCTCGTGCAGGTCGGCTTCGACTCGTACGCCGGGCACTCGTGGCTCGCGCAGCCGCTGTCGTTCTTCTTCGTCGCCACCGTCGTCATCGTCTGGATGTCGGTGCCGTTCGTGGCGCTGTCCGTCTACGCCGCGCTCACGCAGGTGTCCGACGAGGTGCTCGAGGCCGCCCGCATCGACGGCGCCCGGCCCGCGCAGATCTTCTGGTACGTCACCATGCCGCTCGTGCGGCCCGTGCTGTCGATCGTGCTGCTGCTGCAGATCATCTGGGACCTGCGGGTGTTCGCGCAGATCCGCCTGCTGCAGGACAGCGGCGCCCCGGTCAGCGAGACGAACCTGCTGGGCAACTTCATCTTCGAGCTCGGCATCGGCCGGCAGGACTTCGCGGGCGCGGCGGCGGTGTCGATCTTCGTGCTCGCGCTCACCGTGCTGCTCAGCTGGCCCTACGTCCGCAGCCTGCTCAAGGAGGACCGATGA
- a CDS encoding extracellular solute-binding protein: MAAVGVAATLALTACSSGDDGGSTSSDGTPEAADITLWLAGADTPDELRDYLKTTFEEENPGSTLTIEEQEWGDLVTKLTTALPDAENTPDVVEIGNTQSPTFTTIGAFRDLTPLYDELGGDDLLPSFVEVGKADGKNYALPYYFGSRYMFYRKDIWSAAGLEPPTTLAEFSEDVTKLRTDSQSGFAIGGQDWRNGISWVFANGGELATEDGGEWTSTLSDPKTIEGLEQWQAVYEGSSNVPATERDVAYWDFLNDGTDGAAPAAATIMAPGWARWSIGDLTTNDAGEEVRDGMADTDKFGIFALPGADGGLAPVFAGGSNIAISAKSQHPELAENLMRIIFSPEYQQMLGENGLGPANSQYVSSLGDDEFAQTMIDTAAASKLTPAAPGWAAVEAAFVYEELFQKIAEGGDVTELAAQYDEQITPMLNGR, translated from the coding sequence ATGGCAGCCGTCGGTGTGGCGGCGACGCTCGCGCTCACGGCGTGCTCGTCGGGCGACGACGGCGGCTCGACGTCGTCGGACGGCACCCCCGAGGCCGCGGACATCACCCTCTGGCTCGCCGGCGCGGACACGCCCGACGAGCTGCGCGACTACCTCAAGACGACGTTCGAGGAGGAGAACCCCGGCTCGACGCTCACCATCGAGGAGCAGGAGTGGGGCGACCTCGTCACGAAGCTGACCACCGCGCTGCCGGACGCCGAGAACACCCCCGACGTCGTCGAGATCGGCAACACGCAGTCGCCGACCTTCACCACGATCGGCGCGTTCCGCGACCTGACCCCGCTGTACGACGAGCTCGGCGGTGACGACCTGCTGCCCTCGTTCGTCGAGGTCGGCAAGGCGGACGGCAAGAACTACGCGCTGCCGTACTACTTCGGCTCGCGCTACATGTTCTACCGCAAGGACATCTGGTCGGCCGCGGGCCTCGAGCCGCCGACGACCCTCGCCGAGTTCTCCGAGGACGTCACCAAGCTCCGCACCGACTCGCAGTCCGGGTTCGCCATCGGCGGCCAGGACTGGCGCAACGGCATCTCGTGGGTGTTCGCGAACGGCGGCGAGCTCGCCACCGAGGACGGCGGCGAGTGGACCTCCACGCTGTCCGACCCGAAGACGATCGAGGGCCTCGAGCAGTGGCAGGCCGTGTACGAGGGCTCGTCCAACGTGCCGGCCACCGAGCGCGACGTCGCCTACTGGGACTTCCTCAACGACGGCACCGACGGCGCAGCGCCGGCCGCCGCGACGATCATGGCGCCGGGCTGGGCCCGCTGGTCCATCGGCGACCTGACGACGAACGACGCCGGCGAGGAGGTCCGCGACGGCATGGCGGACACCGACAAGTTCGGCATCTTCGCGCTGCCGGGCGCGGACGGCGGCCTCGCGCCGGTGTTCGCGGGCGGCTCGAACATCGCGATCTCGGCGAAGTCCCAGCACCCGGAGCTGGCCGAGAACCTCATGCGGATCATCTTCTCGCCCGAGTACCAGCAGATGCTCGGCGAGAACGGCCTCGGGCCGGCCAACTCGCAGTACGTCTCCTCGCTCGGCGACGACGAGTTCGCGCAGACGATGATCGACACCGCCGCGGCGTCCAAGCTCACCCCGGCGGCGCCGGGCTGGGCCGCGGTCGAGGCGGCGTTCGTCTACGAGGAGCTGTTCCAGAAGATCGCCGAGGGCGGTGACGTGACCGAGCTCGCCGCGCAGTACGACGAGCAGATCACGCCGATGCTGAACGGCCGGTGA
- a CDS encoding ROK family transcriptional regulator — translation MSATETTRTTRPGAPAPRGVGRALRPTTKVLPEHARAHNRALVLQHLFHEGPSSRADLARSTGLTRVTVSDLVSVLISEGLVQELGLRPEGRVGKPATLVGMRTEEFHVVAVDLADDASLRGAVMTLTGAVVARRAVSLDGRTGDAAVAVLEDLCRELLAAADRPVVGVGIGSPGVIDPTGLVVAAPNRGWYDLPLAALLTERLGVPVQVANDANVHALGEYTYGGATGTGLMVVTVGQGVGAGIVLDGALVRGRADAAGEIGHVTVVDDRDVRAGDPLPQPCACGREGCLETLLSLPALRRATAGRTPEESDAVLASVGRKLGIALAPVVSALNLAEVLLSGPPELLDGALRVEALATVRARTMPLLGQDLVLRMGSLDEDGALSGAAALVLSGQLGVT, via the coding sequence ATGTCGGCGACAGAGACGACGCGGACGACGCGTCCCGGGGCACCCGCACCGCGGGGGGTGGGGCGCGCGCTGCGGCCCACCACCAAGGTGCTCCCCGAGCACGCCCGGGCGCACAACCGCGCGCTCGTCCTGCAGCACCTGTTCCACGAGGGGCCCTCCTCGCGCGCCGACCTCGCCCGCAGCACCGGCCTCACCCGGGTCACCGTCTCCGACCTCGTGTCCGTCCTCATCTCCGAGGGCCTCGTGCAGGAGCTCGGACTCCGGCCGGAGGGCCGCGTCGGCAAGCCCGCGACGCTCGTCGGGATGCGCACCGAGGAGTTCCACGTCGTCGCCGTGGACCTGGCGGACGACGCCAGCCTGCGCGGCGCCGTCATGACGCTCACCGGCGCCGTCGTCGCGCGCCGCGCCGTCTCGCTCGACGGGCGCACCGGGGACGCGGCCGTCGCCGTGCTCGAGGACCTGTGCCGCGAGCTGCTCGCCGCGGCCGACCGGCCCGTCGTGGGTGTCGGCATCGGGTCGCCCGGCGTCATCGACCCCACCGGCCTCGTCGTGGCCGCCCCCAACCGCGGCTGGTACGACCTGCCCCTGGCCGCGCTGCTCACCGAGCGCCTCGGCGTGCCGGTGCAGGTCGCCAACGACGCGAACGTCCACGCGCTGGGGGAGTACACCTACGGCGGCGCGACCGGCACCGGCCTCATGGTCGTCACCGTCGGGCAGGGCGTCGGCGCCGGCATCGTCCTGGACGGCGCGCTCGTGCGCGGCCGGGCCGACGCGGCCGGGGAGATCGGGCACGTGACCGTGGTCGACGACCGCGACGTCCGCGCCGGCGACCCGCTGCCGCAGCCCTGCGCGTGCGGGCGCGAGGGCTGCCTGGAGACCCTGCTCTCCCTGCCCGCCCTGCGCCGCGCCACGGCCGGCCGCACCCCCGAGGAGTCCGACGCGGTGCTCGCGTCGGTCGGACGGAAGCTGGGCATCGCCCTGGCTCCCGTCGTCAGCGCGCTCAACCTCGCCGAGGTCCTGCTCTCCGGTCCCCCGGAGCTGCTCGACGGAGCCCTCAGGGTGGAGGCGCTCGCCACCGTCCGGGCCCGGACCATGCCCCTGCTGGGGCAGGACCTCGTGCTGCGGATGGGCTCGCTGGACGAGGACGGGGCGCTCTCCGGCGCCGCGGCGCTCGTGCTGTCCGGTCAGCTCGGGGTCACGTGA
- a CDS encoding LLM class flavin-dependent oxidoreductase, producing MELGLYTFGDIHPDPVTGAVTSPAQRLRDVLERVRLAEQVGLDHVGVGEHHRPDYAISSPATVIAAALAQTERISVGSAVTVLSTEDPVRVYQQFATMDLLSGGRVELLAGRGSFIESYPLFGASLDDYDALFEEKIRLLLRIDRGNPVTWSGRFRPPLQGVDVLPRPLDKPGLGEHLRIAIATGGNPASSERAGLLGLPVSYAIIGGRPADFAGLVQLYRRTHEEAGHDPATRRVEVAGMGFVADDGRAAREFFFPYWLDSMRRIASERGFAIPNRIAFESQAAKGGAYFVGAPEEVAERIVALHGALGHDRQIFQMDLSGVPQRESLRAIELLGTRVAPLVREALGG from the coding sequence ATGGAGCTCGGTCTGTACACCTTCGGCGACATCCACCCCGACCCGGTCACCGGCGCGGTGACCTCCCCCGCCCAGCGGCTGCGCGACGTGCTGGAGCGCGTGCGGCTCGCCGAGCAGGTCGGGCTCGACCACGTCGGCGTCGGAGAGCACCACCGGCCCGACTACGCCATCTCCTCCCCCGCCACCGTCATCGCCGCCGCGCTCGCGCAGACGGAGCGGATCAGCGTCGGCAGCGCCGTGACGGTGCTGTCCACGGAGGACCCGGTGCGGGTGTACCAGCAGTTCGCGACGATGGACCTGCTGTCCGGCGGGCGGGTGGAGCTGCTGGCCGGCCGCGGGTCGTTCATCGAGTCGTACCCGCTGTTCGGTGCCTCGCTCGACGACTACGACGCGCTGTTCGAGGAGAAGATCCGCCTGCTGCTGCGCATCGACCGCGGCAACCCGGTGACGTGGTCCGGCCGGTTCCGCCCGCCGCTGCAGGGCGTCGACGTCCTGCCGCGCCCGCTCGACAAGCCGGGCCTCGGCGAGCACCTGCGCATCGCGATCGCGACCGGCGGCAACCCCGCGTCCTCCGAGCGCGCGGGTTTGCTCGGCCTGCCGGTGTCCTACGCGATCATCGGGGGCCGCCCCGCGGACTTCGCCGGGCTCGTGCAGCTCTACCGGCGCACCCACGAGGAGGCCGGCCACGACCCGGCCACGCGACGCGTCGAGGTCGCCGGGATGGGGTTCGTGGCCGACGACGGCCGCGCGGCGCGCGAGTTCTTCTTCCCGTACTGGCTCGACTCCATGCGGCGCATCGCGTCCGAGCGCGGCTTCGCGATCCCCAACCGCATCGCGTTCGAGTCGCAGGCCGCCAAGGGCGGGGCGTACTTCGTCGGGGCGCCCGAGGAGGTCGCGGAGCGGATCGTCGCCCTGCACGGCGCGCTCGGCCACGACCGGCAGATCTTCCAGATGGACCTGTCCGGCGTGCCGCAGCGGGAGAGCCTGCGGGCGATCGAGCTGCTCGGCACGCGCGTGGCGCCGCTGGTGCGCGAGGCGCTGGGCGGCTGA
- the pgi gene encoding glucose-6-phosphate isomerase, with translation MTAPVDATTTGAWTALTAHRDALTPDLRGWFAADPERADRLTRQVADLTVDLSKNLVTDETLSLLLALADQVDLKARLDAMFAGEHINVTEDRAVLHTALRRPADAEPPLVVDGQDVDADVQEVLAKVAAFAEKVRSGEWTGVTGERVATVVNIGIGGSDLGPVMAYEALKPYVQEGLEVRFVSNIDPTDIAEKTKDLDPTTTLFIVASKTFGTLETLTNARLARDWLWRGLVAAGAIEDTEEARTGAVAKHFVAVSTALDKVAAFGIDPQNAFGFWDWVGGRYSVDSAIGTSLAIAIGPDAFGELLEGFHAVDEHVRTTPFEQNVPVLMGLLNVWYVNFLDAHTHAVLPYAQYLHRFPAYLQQLTMESNGKSVRWDGTPVTTQTGEVFWGEPGTNGQHAFYQLIHQGTRLIPADFIAVANPAHPLKDGDTDVHALFLANYFAQTKALAFGKTADEVRAEGTPEAIVPARVFSGNRPTTSILAPSLTPSVLGQLIALYEHITFVQGVVWGIDSFDQWGVELGKKLALEIAPAVEGDADALGGQDPSTRALIARYLELRQG, from the coding sequence GTGACTGCACCCGTCGACGCCACCACCACCGGCGCCTGGACCGCCCTGACCGCGCACCGCGACGCGCTGACCCCGGACCTGCGCGGCTGGTTCGCCGCCGACCCGGAGCGCGCGGACCGCCTGACCCGCCAGGTGGCGGACCTCACCGTCGACCTGTCGAAGAACCTCGTCACCGACGAGACGCTGTCCCTGCTGCTGGCGCTGGCCGACCAGGTCGACCTGAAGGCCCGCCTGGACGCGATGTTCGCCGGCGAGCACATCAACGTCACCGAGGACCGCGCGGTGCTGCACACGGCCCTGCGCCGCCCCGCGGACGCCGAGCCGCCGCTGGTCGTGGACGGCCAGGACGTCGACGCGGACGTGCAGGAGGTGCTCGCCAAGGTCGCCGCGTTCGCGGAGAAGGTCCGCTCCGGCGAGTGGACGGGCGTGACCGGCGAGCGGGTGGCGACCGTCGTCAACATCGGCATCGGCGGCTCGGACCTCGGCCCCGTCATGGCGTACGAGGCGCTCAAGCCGTACGTGCAGGAGGGCCTCGAGGTCCGGTTCGTGTCGAACATCGACCCGACGGACATCGCCGAGAAGACGAAGGACCTGGACCCGACGACGACGCTGTTCATCGTCGCGTCCAAGACGTTCGGCACCCTGGAGACGCTGACCAACGCGCGCCTGGCCCGTGACTGGCTGTGGCGCGGGCTGGTCGCCGCCGGCGCGATCGAGGACACCGAGGAGGCCCGCACCGGCGCGGTCGCCAAGCACTTCGTGGCGGTCTCGACGGCGCTCGACAAGGTCGCGGCGTTCGGCATCGACCCGCAGAACGCGTTCGGGTTCTGGGACTGGGTCGGCGGCCGCTACTCCGTCGACTCGGCCATCGGCACGTCGCTCGCCATCGCGATCGGCCCGGACGCGTTCGGCGAGCTCCTCGAGGGCTTCCACGCCGTCGACGAGCACGTCCGCACCACGCCGTTCGAGCAGAACGTGCCGGTCCTCATGGGCCTGCTCAACGTCTGGTACGTGAACTTCCTCGACGCGCACACGCACGCCGTCCTGCCGTACGCGCAGTACCTGCACCGGTTCCCGGCGTACCTGCAGCAGCTCACCATGGAGTCGAACGGCAAGTCCGTCCGCTGGGACGGCACGCCGGTCACGACGCAGACCGGCGAGGTGTTCTGGGGCGAGCCCGGCACCAACGGCCAGCACGCGTTCTACCAGCTCATCCACCAGGGCACCCGGCTGATCCCGGCGGACTTCATCGCGGTCGCGAACCCCGCGCACCCGCTGAAGGACGGCGACACCGACGTGCACGCGCTGTTCCTGGCGAACTACTTCGCGCAGACCAAGGCGCTGGCGTTCGGCAAGACGGCCGACGAGGTGCGCGCCGAGGGCACGCCGGAGGCGATCGTCCCGGCCCGCGTGTTCAGCGGCAACCGCCCGACCACGTCGATCCTGGCGCCGTCCCTCACGCCGTCGGTGCTCGGCCAGCTCATCGCGCTGTACGAGCACATCACGTTCGTGCAGGGCGTGGTGTGGGGCATCGACTCGTTCGACCAGTGGGGCGTCGAGCTCGGCAAGAAGCTCGCGCTGGAGATCGCCCCGGCGGTCGAGGGCGACGCGGATGCGCTCGGGGGCCAGGACCCGTCGACGCGCGCCCTCATCGCGCGCTACCTGGAGCTGCGGCAGGGCTGA
- a CDS encoding glycosyltransferase family 1 protein, whose amino-acid sequence MRVAVKHDAVLVGPDGQVAGHDAAATLVRRLLRVFPGSVLVGPGPRRCAGFDMLPLEFLDGDGTVVVTMDVLDSVQVWQTLRAGGCERPQIMNFVWWDATRYPHDVERAALALSCALFPTFANSARTASEIRELVARSTVPALGERARIAWVNLGFRVDHIRPRREPPVPVVLYPAIYVSERKQPRLFLEVVDRVHKRTPIRVEARLHESHLVSETAMRMSERDWCWVGPLTASRDSYWEALARTTAFLATATEESYGLEYVEALAAGAVGVFPDLPWARALLPEGYPFCYRTPDEAVDLLHRAVTDTARCRKELDAVAGGSFVQWLMTHHDDDSFDRAVTERVEEWFGAAR is encoded by the coding sequence GTGCGCGTCGCCGTCAAGCACGACGCGGTCCTCGTCGGGCCTGACGGGCAGGTCGCGGGGCACGACGCCGCGGCCACGCTCGTCCGGCGGCTGCTGCGGGTGTTCCCGGGGTCGGTGCTGGTCGGCCCCGGGCCGCGGCGGTGCGCGGGGTTCGACATGCTGCCGCTGGAGTTCCTCGACGGCGACGGCACCGTGGTCGTGACGATGGACGTGCTGGACTCGGTGCAGGTGTGGCAGACGCTGCGCGCCGGGGGGTGCGAGCGGCCGCAGATCATGAACTTCGTGTGGTGGGACGCCACCCGCTACCCGCACGACGTGGAGCGCGCGGCCCTGGCGCTGTCGTGCGCGCTGTTCCCGACGTTCGCCAACTCCGCCCGCACCGCGTCGGAGATCCGCGAGCTGGTGGCCCGCAGCACCGTGCCGGCGCTGGGGGAGCGGGCGCGCATCGCCTGGGTGAACCTCGGGTTCCGCGTCGACCACATCCGGCCGCGGCGGGAACCGCCGGTCCCGGTCGTGCTGTACCCGGCGATCTACGTCTCCGAGCGCAAGCAGCCGCGGCTGTTCCTCGAGGTCGTCGACCGCGTGCACAAGCGCACGCCGATCCGGGTGGAGGCCCGCCTGCACGAGTCGCACCTCGTCTCCGAGACCGCGATGCGGATGTCGGAGCGGGACTGGTGCTGGGTGGGCCCGCTGACCGCCAGCCGCGACTCGTACTGGGAGGCGCTCGCGCGCACCACGGCGTTCCTGGCGACCGCGACCGAGGAGTCCTACGGGCTGGAGTACGTGGAGGCGCTCGCGGCCGGTGCCGTCGGGGTGTTCCCCGACCTGCCCTGGGCGCGGGCCCTGCTGCCCGAGGGGTACCCGTTCTGCTACCGGACGCCGGACGAGGCGGTCGACCTGCTGCACCGCGCCGTCACCGACACCGCGCGCTGCCGCAAGGAGCTCGACGCGGTGGCCGGCGGGTCGTTCGTGCAGTGGCTGATGACGCACCACGACGACGACTCGTTCGACCGCGCGGTGACCGAGCGGGTGGAGGAGTGGTTCGGGGCCGCCCGCTGA